Proteins found in one Perca fluviatilis chromosome 9, GENO_Pfluv_1.0, whole genome shotgun sequence genomic segment:
- the slc34a2b gene encoding solute carrier family 34 member 2b, with translation MAPRPQVGTDSSPTLDDKVTAKDVAILPAYSTVDLVNEDPDAEDPWDLPELKDTGIKWSELDTKGKIMRVLTGIFKAVTLLGLLYLFICSLDVLSSAFQLVGGKAAGDIFQDNVILSNPVAGLVIGVLVTVLVQSSSTSSSIVVSMVSSGLLDVQSAVPIIMGANIGTSVTNTIVAMMQAGDRNEFRRAFAGATVHDFFNWLSVLILLPLEVATGVLYKLTSLIIKSFNIQSGEDAPDLLNVITDPLTNSIIQLDKSVITGIATGDPAARNKSLIKVWCKKATNTTFWNATVENCTAGAVCWEEGNLTWTQMNSSWTDYQQKCKHIFVNANLPDLAVGLILLALSLLVLCTCLILIVKLLNSMLKGQVAVVIKKVLNMDFPFPFAWVTGYIAMLVGAGMTFIVQSSSVFTSAITPLVGIGVISLERAYPLTLGSNIGTTTTAILAAMASPGETLSNSLQIALCHFFFNIMGILLWYPIPFTRLPIRLARGLGNHTAKYRWFAAFYLFLCFLVLPLSVFGLSLAGWQVLVGVGVPIVALVIFVIIVNMMQSRCPRCLPKFLRDWDFLPRPLHSMAPWDKVVTKVFGCCGKHCCWCCKCCKCCKCCRKKEDEKIRRNSQKSLEMYDNPAMSRDEDTTEAVRAPTHL, from the exons ATGGCTCCAAGACCACAAGTGGGGACTGATTCCTCCCCCACTCTTG ATGACAAGGTTACGGCTAAAGATGTGGCCATCCTGCCGGCTTACTCCACCGTGGACCTGGTGAATGAGGATCCAGATGCAGAAGATCCCTGGGATCTCCCTGAGCTCAAAGACACTGGGATCAAGTGGTCAG AGCTGGATACAAAAGGGAAGATTATGAGAGTGCTGACTGGTATTTTCAAGGCCGTTACGCTGCTGGGACTTCTCTACCTGTTTATCTGCTCGCTGGATGTTCTCAGCTCTGCTTTCCAGCTGGTCGGAG gcaaAGCTGCTGGTGACATCTTCCAGGACAATGTAATATTGTCCAATCCTGTGGCTGGGCTGGTGATCGGGGTGTTAGTCACAGTGTTGGTGCAGAGCTCCAGCACCTCGTCCTCTATTGTGGTCAGCATGGTGTCCTCTGGAT TGCTGGACGTTCAGTCTGCGGTGCCGATCATCATGGGCGCCAACATCGGAACATCTGTCACCAACACTATAGTGGCCATGATGCAGGCAGGAGACCGAAATGAGTTCCGCAG GGCTTTTGCTGGCGCTACAGTCCACGACTTCTTCAACTGGCTGTCTGTGCTGATTCTTCTGCCCCTGGAAGTCGCCACCGGTGTTCTCTACAAACTCACCAGCCTCATAATCAAATCTTTTAATATCCAGAGCGGGGAGGACGCCCCCGACCTGCTCAACGTCATCACTGACCCTCTCACCAACTCCATCATCCAG ctgGACAAATCTGTTATCACTGGCATTGCCACTGGTGACCCAGCAGCCAGAAACAAGAGTCTGATCAAAGTATGGTGCAAAAAAGCGACTAACACG acTTTCTGGAACGCAACAGTGGAGAACTGCACTGCTGGTGCAGTCTGCTGGGAAGAAGGAAACCTGACCTGGACCCAGATGAACTCGTCTTGGACCGATTACCAACAGAAAT GCAAACACATCTTCGTCAATGCTAATCTGCCGGACCTGGCCGTGGGCCTCATTCTCCTGGCCCTGTCTCTGCTCGTCCTCTGCACCTGCCTCATCCTCATCGTCAAGCTGCTCAACTCCATGCTAAAGGGACAGGTGGCCGTGGTCATCAAGAAGGTGCTCAacatgg ACTTCCCCTTCCCCTTCGCCTGGGTTACCGGCTACATTGCGATGTTGGTGGGAGCAGGGATGACTTTCATTGTTCAGAGCAGCTCCGTGTTCACCTCAGCTATAACTCCTCTAGTTG GTATTGGTGTCATTAGCCTGGAGAGAGCCTATCCTCTGACACTGGGGTCTAATATTGGTACGACAACCACTGCTATACTTGCTGCTATGGCTAGCCCTGGAGAAACACTCTCCAACTCCCTGCAG aTTGCACTTTGCCATTTCTTCTTCAACATCATGGGGATCTTACTGTGGTATCCAATCCCCTTCACGCGGTTGCCCATCAGGTTGGCCAGAGGGCTGGGGAACCATACGGCTAAGTACCGCTGGTTTGCCGCCTTCTACCTCTTCCTGTGCTTCTTGGTTTTACCTCTGTCTGTATTCGGCCTGTCGCTGGCTGGCTGGCAAGTCCTGGTCGGTGTCGGCGTGCCCATCGTTGCGTTGGTCATCTTTGTGATCATAGTCAACATGATGCAGTCTCGCTGCCCCCGCTGCCTGCCAAAGTTCCTCCGTGACTGGGACTTTTTGCCACGGCCCCTGCACTCCATGGCGCCCTGGGACAAGGTGGTGACCAAGGTCTTTGGCTGCTGTGGCAAACACTGCTGCTGGTGCTGCAAATGCTGCAAGTGCTGCAAGTGCTGCAGGAAAAAGGAGGACGAAAAGATTCGGAGGAACAGCCAGAAGAGTCTGGAGATGTACGATAATCCAGCCATGTCAAGAGATGAGGATACAACGGAGGCTGTTAGAGCACCAACACATCTTTAA